TTTTTGGCTTAATGCCAGCGGTATTGGCTAAAAATTTTCAACAAGTCGTAGCCGAATTTTGGATAAATCAGCCAAAATGGATATTCGGTAACAGTCCCTTCATATCACGACGGAAAAACTGTCGTTTTTATGATGGTTACAATGCCCCACACCGACAAAGCTACGAAAACCGCTATAACACCGTAAAGGACCAAATCTTTGGCCCTCTTTACCGCGTCTTCACTGCCACGCATGCTTATATAGCGAAAAATGCCGAAAGTCAACACAAAAACAGTCAGTCCAACGACAAACGGAATCAGTATATTTATTATATCAACGATTTTTTCTACGAAAGCGCTTAAGTTCATAAACAAACTTTGAATTACGAAACACTTGATTCCCCCCACTCGGAAAGCTCCCAAAAAAGTGACCGCTCCAAGGGCGCTTGCCCGGTCTTAGTCACTTTTTTGTGACTTTCCTCGTGGGGGGGGCGCCTGCCGTATTTCGTAATTCACAGTAAACAAATCTTATAATATCACCAATTAACCACTACACCTTATCTCAAATTTCGGCTTTAAGGTCCGGTTATTCTCTTATTTCTGTTAATGTCGTTTCTATTATACCGGCAATAACCGCCGCTCCCAAAAGAACAAACGCCCCTATCACTGTCCACATAAGGGCTTTCTTTGCGGTTTTGAGCTTCTCTTCGTTACCTTGGGCCGTTACAAACAAAAATCCTGAAAAAATCAAAAAGAATGTGATAAGCACGCCTCCTATCGGCAAAACTATATTTTGTATGAGCTTGTCAATGAGAGCTTCAAAGGTGCCCACGTCGTCTCCGAGCGGATTTGGAATAATTGTCCCGGTAGGCAAAGAAGAGCTGTCGTGATTGGTTCCATAAACAAAAGCCGGAATGGCCGTAAAGACGACAATAAGCAAAAGAGGGGCAGAGACCAATATTATTTTTTTGAACTGTAAACTCATTTTTTTAAATATTCAACTCTTCCAGTGTTTGAAAGCCGTCGTCGCCACTTCTCTTATTTTCAGGAATAAGGGCCGTCTGTATAAGCACCACTATAAGCCAAGCCGAAAGTATAAAAACGAAACCGATGAGAACCTTTTTAAATATTTCGTGGGCTTGCTTTATCTTGCCCTCGTCCCCCACCGCGGTTATATATAGTATACCAGCCCATGCAAAAGATAAGGTAGCGACAGCTGTGGCTAAAATGATAAGAAAATCTGTAACTCTTTTTACAAGCAGTATAAGATCTGTAAAACCGCATTCTTCTTTTCGTGTAAGATTGCCATTAGAATCATACACATTTTTTACCTTGCCGTCCCCGTCCAAATCAAACCCGCAAGACACCAGCCCGCCGGGAACAGCTTGAGCCGAGACAATCTTCGCCGGAACAAGATTAAAAAACATCACAATAGTGACTGAAATCAAAATAAAATTTAATGACTTTGTAAAATTCATCTGACATTTTCCAACTCCGCGTTGGCCCTTGAAATGGCCTCTTCCAAACGACGAGAGCCACTTGATATAGATTCTATCATACTGCGAAAAATACCATCTGTAATCTGTGGATTAGGGTCAAGCCAACCATAGGACTGCAAAGCGGCTTCGGCAAAAATCGTGCCGGCGGCGTCGTTTGCGACAGATGATATGAGGTCGCGTCTTACGGGAGGAAGCGACTGCCTTTTAGACCATATGGATATGGAGGAAGAGTCGGTCAAAGTTAATATGGCTTGGTACGCGCCGGTTATGTTTGGCGCGGTTTTCAAAACAGACAAAGCGTACATCCTGCCGTAAGTTCTCTTAACACGCGTGTCAACGAGCTGGGGAAAAGGAGCCACGGAGAAATTCAAATTCGGGTTTTTGGCCCGCAAATCAGAAAGTTCGCTGGCAAAACCGAAATATATGGCCAAATCTTCAGACAAAAAGAAGTTTTTAGATGGAGGCAAAGAACGATTCCAAGAGTAAATCGGCTTTACGGGATTGCCAAATTCCGTGTAAAAACCCAAAACCGACGAAGCCACTCCTCCTCCGGCGGTTGCCAATACGCTTTCCAAACCGCCTTGCGTTTTCCGATCGGTGATCGGATTGCCCGCCTGCAATAGAAGAGCCGAAATGATTTTCTTGGCATGAGTAACATTCCCATACTCGCCTAAGGCGACAGCCGATTGGACGATATTTGAAGTGCGGTCTTTTACTGTCAGTTTGCTTGGCAAAAGAAGCACTTCATTCCATGTTTTAGGATAAGTGGCAAGCCCCGCGCTCCCGAAAAGGTCTCTGTTCCAATACATTACCAACGGGTCAATGCTGAAAGGTATACCTAAAGAGCCACTTTGAGTAAGATACAGTTCCCCCTCCTGAATAAATGTTTCTTTGAATTCGCGTTCCGGATAATTTTCATAAGGAATCACAGCGACTTTGTCTTGAAACCTGACTATCAAATCGTCCGGAAGGAAAATAGCGTCCGGAGAACGGCCGGAAGCGATTGCTTCCACAAGCTCCTTGTCAAAATTTTCTTCCGAAATCTGCCTGTAGTTAATTACAAAGTCCTTTTTGCCGGTGGAAACCTCCTGAAGAAAAGGATTGACCGCCGTAGCAGGAAGAATTCCCCAGATTGAAACGGCGCCACCGGTTCCTTCGCCCGAATCGGAACGATAAGTGGCAAAGGCGACAATTCCGCCGATGGCGAGCAGAACGAATACCGCAAGGGTGATTATTTGAAAAGTTTTCATTGTTTATATCCCAGTATGCTTACGAATGTAATAATTATACAAAATATATCAAACTTATACGAGTGATAAATCGGGGTATGTAACCGCTCCAAGGGCGCTTGCCCGGTCTTAGTCACTTTTTTGTGACTTTCCTCGTGGGGGGGCCGCCTGCCGTATTTCGTAATTCAAGATACATTAGTATTTTGGTATCACAATTTCCTAAACACCAAACCGTAGTGGTTCTCCCCAGCCGGAATGTCTCGTTCAAAATGAAAACCCGCGCTTTCAAAAAGTTCCTTCGCGCTCTCCTTGGGAAAAACATGGCTCTGGTGAGGCCCTGTCCCTTCGAAAGACCCCGTCCAATCCACCACCAATACTTTCCCGCCTTTTTTCAAAATTCTTTTGGCTTCCAAAACCAAACTCTTCTTATCTTCCACTTGAAACAGGATATTGCAGACAAGAACCGCGTCCACCAATTCGTCACGCAGTCGCGTCCCACCTAATTTTTCAATGTCTCCCCAGACCACTTCAATGTTTGACAAGCGTTTACTTTGAGCGCCTCTTTTTAGTTTTTCAAGCAAGTCCTTTTGAATATCAACGGCGTAGACCATCCCGCCCTGCTTTACGGCAGAAGCGGCGGACATGGAATAAAAACCCGAACCGGACCCGAGGTCCGCCACTTTCATACCGGCATCCAGTTCCAAAAGTTCAATGTTGTGTTGTGGTTCGGAAAACATGGAGGTTTAACAATTCGGCATACATGACCGAGATGCTCAAAGTATATTTTACAAACAAGTCAACGACGCGATGCTATCCCCTTCTCTAAGTTTCATTATTCTGACCCCTTGAGTTTGTCTTCCAAGTGTCGGGACCTCGTTCATTGAAAGACGTATGACCTGACTCTTTTTTGAAATCGCTATCATCTCTTCGTCTTCTTCCGAAACCACCACCTTTGAACCGATAAGCTTTCCTGTTTTAGAGGTTATTTTGGCCGTCTTTATTCCCGATCCGGCTCTTTTTTGGACTTTATATTCGCCAAGTTTAGTTCTTTTTCCATAGCCGTTACCCATAACCACGAGAAGAGAACCTCCTCTGTCGGTTTTTTTGACAATATCAGCCCCAACCACCCTGTCGCCTTTCCCGATTTTCATAAGTCGCACGCCGGCAGCCGCCCGCCCCATAACACGTACATCGGACTCCTTAAAACGTATGGACTGCCCTTCCGACGATACCAAAATCGCTTCATCCCCCTTTTCAACAAAAGAGGCGGAAATAAGCTCGTCCCCTGACTGAATTTTTATGGAAATAAGTCCGCTTCGTCTGACATCATAAA
This genomic stretch from bacterium harbors:
- a CDS encoding methyltransferase domain-containing protein, encoding MFSEPQHNIELLELDAGMKVADLGSGSGFYSMSAASAVKQGGMVYAVDIQKDLLEKLKRGAQSKRLSNIEVVWGDIEKLGGTRLRDELVDAVLVCNILFQVEDKKSLVLEAKRILKKGGKVLVVDWTGSFEGTGPHQSHVFPKESAKELFESAGFHFERDIPAGENHYGLVFRKL
- a CDS encoding pilin; translation: MSLQFKKIILVSAPLLLIVVFTAIPAFVYGTNHDSSSLPTGTIIPNPLGDDVGTFEALIDKLIQNIVLPIGGVLITFFLIFSGFLFVTAQGNEEKLKTAKKALMWTVIGAFVLLGAAVIAGIIETTLTEIRE
- a CDS encoding pilin, translated to MISVTIVMFFNLVPAKIVSAQAVPGGLVSCGFDLDGDGKVKNVYDSNGNLTRKEECGFTDLILLVKRVTDFLIILATAVATLSFAWAGILYITAVGDEGKIKQAHEIFKKVLIGFVFILSAWLIVVLIQTALIPENKRSGDDGFQTLEELNI
- a CDS encoding extracellular solute-binding protein → MKTFQIITLAVFVLLAIGGIVAFATYRSDSGEGTGGAVSIWGILPATAVNPFLQEVSTGKKDFVINYRQISEENFDKELVEAIASGRSPDAIFLPDDLIVRFQDKVAVIPYENYPEREFKETFIQEGELYLTQSGSLGIPFSIDPLVMYWNRDLFGSAGLATYPKTWNEVLLLPSKLTVKDRTSNIVQSAVALGEYGNVTHAKKIISALLLQAGNPITDRKTQGGLESVLATAGGGVASSVLGFYTEFGNPVKPIYSWNRSLPPSKNFFLSEDLAIYFGFASELSDLRAKNPNLNFSVAPFPQLVDTRVKRTYGRMYALSVLKTAPNITGAYQAILTLTDSSSISIWSKRQSLPPVRRDLISSVANDAAGTIFAEAALQSYGWLDPNPQITDGIFRSMIESISSGSRRLEEAISRANAELENVR